A section of the Agrobacterium tumefaciens genome encodes:
- a CDS encoding extracellular solute-binding protein, whose translation MTTLTKIALLASTVAFAAGAVNAAELNIYTTREPGLIQPLLESFTASSGVKVNTVFLKDGLAERVLSEGASSPADVLMTVDAGNLVDLAEKGVTQAVESETLTKAVPAELRDAKGHWFALSMRARVLYAAKDLDLSSFNYEDLADAKWKGKVCIRAGQHPYNTALFADYIAHYGAADTEKWLAGVKDNLARKAGGGDRDVAKDILGGICDIGIANSYYVGLMRSGKGGEEQVKWGEAIKVVLPTFKNGGTQVNISGAAVAKNAPNKAEAVKLLEYLVSDEAQKIYAEANFEYPVRQGAALNEIVASFGTLKIDNKPLTEIVSHRKQASELVDKVGFDK comes from the coding sequence ATGACGACATTGACGAAAATTGCGCTGCTCGCCAGCACGGTTGCCTTTGCGGCCGGAGCGGTGAATGCTGCCGAACTCAATATCTACACGACCCGCGAACCGGGCCTGATCCAGCCGCTGCTCGAATCCTTCACCGCATCCAGCGGCGTCAAGGTCAACACTGTGTTCCTCAAGGACGGTCTTGCCGAGCGCGTTCTGAGCGAGGGCGCAAGCTCCCCTGCCGACGTTCTGATGACCGTCGACGCAGGAAACCTGGTTGATCTCGCGGAAAAGGGCGTTACGCAGGCGGTCGAATCCGAAACGCTGACGAAGGCCGTTCCCGCCGAACTGCGCGACGCCAAGGGTCATTGGTTTGCGCTCTCCATGCGTGCCCGCGTTCTCTATGCGGCCAAGGACCTCGATCTTTCTTCCTTCAACTACGAAGACCTTGCCGATGCGAAATGGAAGGGTAAGGTCTGCATTCGTGCTGGTCAGCACCCCTATAACACGGCGCTCTTTGCCGATTATATCGCCCATTACGGCGCTGCTGACACCGAAAAATGGCTTGCCGGCGTCAAGGACAACCTTGCCCGCAAGGCAGGCGGCGGTGACCGCGATGTTGCCAAGGACATCCTCGGGGGCATTTGCGACATCGGCATTGCCAATTCCTATTATGTTGGCCTGATGCGTTCTGGTAAGGGCGGCGAAGAGCAGGTGAAGTGGGGCGAGGCGATCAAGGTTGTCCTGCCGACGTTCAAGAATGGCGGCACGCAGGTAAATATCTCCGGTGCCGCGGTAGCGAAAAACGCACCGAACAAGGCGGAAGCCGTCAAGCTTCTCGAGTATCTCGTATCCGACGAAGCCCAGAAGATCTACGCCGAGGCCAACTTCGAATATCCGGTCCGGCAGGGTGCGGCTCTCAATGAGATCGTCGCTTCCTTCGGCACGCTGAAAATCGACAACAAGCCGCTGACCGAAATCGTCTCGCACCGCAAGCAGGCGAGCGAGCTGGTCGACAAGGTCGGCTTCGACAAGTAA
- a CDS encoding ABC transporter permease, which translates to MNPDATQPSLSPARATPSSSVWWLCISVLAVCGAMVPVLALVSQALQGSEGLWTHLGSTVLATALPETAILLAGVGLLAGIIGTCAAWLVTAYDFPGRRVLEWALLLPLAMPTYIVAYAYLDILHPIGPVQGAVRWLLGYSSPREFRLPDIRSMTGCILLLGFVLFPYVYIPVRAMFLTQAGNLMEAARTLGVSRRAAFFKVAVPLARPAIAVGVSLALMEALNDIGASEFLGVRTLTVSVYTTWVTKSDLPGAAQIALSMLFIVVALVALERWARRKQRYSVSVQKSRALGPLRLSGWKSWIAFTLGSMPVVVGFAGPASYLIIEAWKRFRFSGLSARFAEEALNTILFAGLATAITLVLGLAVAYAMRLAPGRVSLWSFRLSTVGYAAPGTVIAIGVLIALGGFDRFVDQTMRQWLGISTGLIFIGSGAALIYAYTARFLTIAAGSVDAGLSRIPQSFDHAARTLGRSATQTFRQIHLPLSKASLAAAALLIFVDCVKELPATLLLRPLNFETFATHLYGEAARGTYEEASIAALAIVVIGVLPVVLLARIGRRQG; encoded by the coding sequence ATGAACCCAGACGCCACCCAGCCCTCGTTGTCTCCCGCCAGAGCCACGCCATCATCGTCCGTGTGGTGGCTGTGCATCTCCGTGCTGGCGGTTTGTGGCGCCATGGTGCCGGTCCTGGCGCTGGTCTCGCAGGCCTTGCAGGGGTCGGAAGGTCTCTGGACGCATCTCGGCTCCACCGTTCTTGCGACGGCTCTGCCGGAGACCGCAATCCTTCTTGCCGGTGTCGGGCTGCTGGCAGGCATCATTGGCACCTGTGCCGCCTGGCTGGTCACTGCCTACGATTTCCCCGGCCGCAGGGTGCTGGAATGGGCGCTGCTTCTGCCGCTCGCCATGCCGACCTATATCGTCGCTTACGCCTATCTGGATATTCTCCATCCCATCGGGCCGGTTCAGGGCGCAGTCCGCTGGCTGCTGGGTTACTCCAGCCCGCGCGAGTTTCGCCTGCCGGATATCAGGTCCATGACGGGCTGCATCCTCCTCTTGGGCTTCGTCCTGTTTCCCTATGTCTATATTCCCGTCCGGGCGATGTTCCTGACGCAGGCGGGCAATCTGATGGAAGCGGCGCGCACACTCGGCGTTTCCAGACGCGCGGCTTTCTTCAAAGTCGCGGTGCCGCTGGCCCGCCCGGCCATTGCGGTCGGTGTCAGTCTGGCGCTGATGGAAGCGCTGAATGATATCGGCGCGTCGGAATTCCTCGGCGTTCGCACGCTCACCGTTTCCGTTTATACCACCTGGGTCACGAAATCAGACCTGCCAGGCGCGGCCCAGATCGCGCTTTCCATGCTCTTTATCGTCGTTGCCCTCGTTGCGCTGGAACGCTGGGCGCGGCGAAAGCAGCGTTATTCGGTTTCCGTCCAGAAGAGCAGGGCGCTCGGGCCATTGCGGCTGTCAGGTTGGAAGAGCTGGATCGCTTTCACACTCGGCAGCATGCCTGTTGTGGTCGGTTTTGCAGGTCCGGCGAGTTATCTCATCATCGAGGCGTGGAAGCGGTTCCGTTTCAGCGGACTGTCTGCCCGTTTTGCCGAAGAGGCTCTGAACACGATCCTCTTTGCCGGGCTGGCGACCGCGATCACCCTTGTCCTCGGGCTTGCGGTTGCCTACGCCATGCGGCTTGCGCCGGGTCGGGTGTCACTCTGGTCGTTTCGGCTGTCGACGGTCGGGTATGCGGCTCCCGGCACCGTCATCGCCATCGGCGTCCTCATCGCACTTGGCGGTTTTGATCGGTTCGTCGATCAGACCATGCGTCAATGGTTGGGCATATCTACAGGCCTCATCTTCATCGGCAGCGGTGCCGCGTTGATCTATGCATACACCGCACGGTTCCTGACCATCGCGGCCGGCAGCGTCGATGCCGGTCTCAGCCGCATTCCGCAATCCTTCGATCATGCTGCGCGAACGCTGGGTCGATCGGCAACGCAGACGTTCCGCCAGATCCATCTGCCGCTGTCCAAGGCATCGCTGGCTGCGGCCGCACTGCTGATCTTCGTGGATTGCGTCAAGGAGCTTCCCGCAACGCTTCTCCTGCGTCCGCTCAATTTCGAAACCTTCGCGACCCATCTTTATGGCGAAGCAGCGCGCGGGACCTATGAGGAAGCGTCCATCGCAGCGCTGGCGATTGTCGTCATCGGCGTTCTTCCGGTGGTGCTGCTGGCGAGGATCGGCCGTCGTCAGGGCTGA
- a CDS encoding ABC transporter ATP-binding protein yields MAGSAALELKSVGKRFGDTEVLSDIDFSVESGEIICLVGRSGCGKSTLLRIVAGVETPDQGSVSLNGAVVAGPGVFVEPEKRNIGFVFQDYALFPHLTVEQNVMFGLRSLPKAEARARTVEMIEHVHLQDLAKRYPHTLSGGEQQRVALARALAPRPGLLLMDEPFSNLDRGLRDSVREETLGLLRKLGTTAIMVTHDPEEALSAGDRVVLMQRGRVVQSGTGYEIHDNPRTRYAADFFCAFNKIEGRVRQGRVETPLGLLGDASNLPDGLAAIAYVRPNAISIIEDETGKDGIAGEISSRVFLGEIEQLGIAVPGLSSALRMRTMQRTSPKTKAVRVGIDPKGVLIFT; encoded by the coding sequence ATGGCAGGCAGCGCAGCGCTCGAACTGAAATCGGTGGGCAAAAGATTTGGCGATACGGAGGTATTGTCCGATATTGATTTCTCCGTCGAAAGTGGTGAGATCATTTGCCTTGTGGGCCGCTCCGGTTGCGGAAAATCGACCCTGCTGCGTATCGTGGCGGGTGTTGAGACGCCCGATCAGGGCAGTGTATCGCTGAACGGCGCTGTCGTTGCTGGCCCCGGCGTTTTCGTTGAGCCGGAAAAGCGCAATATCGGTTTTGTATTTCAGGATTACGCGCTGTTCCCGCACCTTACCGTCGAGCAGAACGTCATGTTCGGTCTGCGGTCTCTGCCCAAGGCCGAGGCACGGGCGCGCACGGTCGAAATGATCGAGCATGTCCATCTCCAGGATTTGGCGAAACGGTATCCGCATACGCTCTCCGGTGGGGAGCAGCAGCGTGTGGCGCTCGCCCGCGCGCTCGCCCCGCGGCCCGGCCTGTTGTTGATGGACGAGCCCTTTTCCAATCTCGACAGGGGGTTGCGCGACAGTGTCCGCGAGGAAACGCTGGGCCTTCTGCGGAAACTGGGAACGACCGCAATCATGGTCACCCACGATCCGGAGGAGGCGCTTTCGGCCGGTGATCGCGTCGTGCTGATGCAGCGCGGTCGTGTTGTCCAGAGCGGCACCGGTTATGAAATCCATGACAATCCTAGAACCCGCTACGCAGCGGATTTCTTCTGCGCCTTCAACAAGATTGAGGGGCGGGTGAGACAAGGCCGTGTTGAGACGCCACTCGGGCTGCTGGGTGATGCCTCCAATCTGCCTGACGGTCTTGCTGCGATTGCCTATGTGCGCCCGAACGCGATTTCGATCATCGAAGACGAGACGGGTAAAGACGGGATCGCCGGCGAAATATCGAGCCGTGTCTTCCTCGGCGAGATCGAGCAACTGGGCATTGCCGTTCCGGGCCTGTCATCTGCCCTTCGTATGAGGACGATGCAGCGGACGTCGCCCAAGACGAAAGCCGTCCGCGTGGGCATCGATCCCAAGGGCGTGCTGATTTTTACTTAA
- a CDS encoding TonB-dependent siderophore receptor, producing MFLNRLALGTAVFVLLGPAMGQAQETTVLQQITVDGQGVENATGPVRGYVAKKSATGSKTETETRDIPQSVSVVGRQEMDDRGAVTKIDEVLRYTPGVTTEPFGSDPDTDWFYIRGFQATQTGVFLDGLNLFSYGFGGFQMDAYGLERVEILKGPASVLYGGANPGGILQMVRKRPQDQPIRETEIGINNFGNAFFGFDLGDKVDEQGVWKYRVTGKVSGGDNYTDYSEDLRGFIMPQITFEPDAQTSATLYGYFSALDQVHVGNGFLPYVGTVVDAPFGKLNRKAFYGEPDIDNGRVYQSMVGYEVSHEFDNGWKVSQNARYGHLYKHEKGPYTGGWANADASGQPILDPVTNDYMLTRFGYDGVSKVDSVGVDNRVEGQFDTGAVNHSLLFGLDYRYYRLDQVQACCGSNAIGALRPSYGSTQGTNFVYADNIVTQQQVGIYAQDQLRFGNGWLLTLNGRYDYVDTELDNRLPAGLSRRSNDDALSGRAGLAYEFDNGLTPYVSLATFFNPLIDTLADGSSAVPEEGHQFEAGIKYEPTFFDGSITASVFKLVKDNAIVSYTSGGITTSGQFGQVESNGFELEAKANLTENWKALASYSYTDLDITRDANPDLIGKSPWIVPSHAASLWLDYAFTDDTFEGLSIGGGLRYQGKSWADAANTLRVPDAAVFDAAIRYEKNDWTASVNVANVFDKEYVKSCAGVSVCGWGDSRTITFKLSKKW from the coding sequence ATGTTCTTGAACCGTCTGGCGCTGGGAACGGCTGTTTTTGTTTTGCTTGGGCCGGCGATGGGCCAAGCGCAGGAAACGACCGTATTGCAGCAAATTACCGTTGACGGGCAGGGCGTGGAGAACGCCACGGGCCCGGTCCGGGGTTATGTCGCAAAGAAGAGCGCGACAGGATCGAAAACTGAAACGGAAACAAGAGACATCCCACAGTCCGTTTCGGTTGTCGGCCGCCAGGAAATGGATGACCGCGGTGCCGTAACAAAGATCGATGAGGTGCTGCGCTATACGCCCGGCGTGACCACCGAACCCTTTGGCTCCGACCCGGACACGGACTGGTTCTACATCCGCGGGTTTCAGGCGACGCAAACGGGCGTGTTTCTCGATGGGTTAAACCTGTTCAGCTACGGGTTCGGTGGCTTCCAGATGGACGCTTATGGTCTCGAGCGTGTCGAAATCCTGAAAGGTCCGGCATCGGTGCTTTATGGCGGCGCCAATCCGGGCGGCATCTTGCAGATGGTTCGCAAGCGCCCGCAGGACCAGCCGATTCGTGAAACCGAGATCGGCATCAACAATTTCGGCAACGCCTTCTTCGGTTTCGATCTCGGCGACAAGGTCGATGAGCAGGGCGTTTGGAAATATAGAGTCACGGGCAAAGTCTCCGGCGGCGACAATTATACCGATTATTCCGAGGATCTGCGCGGTTTCATCATGCCCCAGATCACCTTCGAACCGGATGCGCAGACCAGCGCGACACTGTACGGCTATTTCTCCGCGCTTGATCAGGTCCATGTCGGCAACGGCTTCCTGCCCTATGTCGGTACGGTCGTGGACGCGCCTTTCGGCAAGCTCAACCGCAAGGCATTCTATGGAGAGCCGGATATCGACAATGGCCGGGTCTACCAGTCGATGGTCGGCTACGAGGTCAGCCACGAATTCGACAATGGCTGGAAGGTCAGCCAGAACGCGCGCTACGGCCATCTCTACAAGCACGAGAAAGGTCCGTATACCGGCGGCTGGGCCAACGCGGATGCCAGCGGCCAGCCAATCCTCGACCCCGTGACCAACGACTACATGCTGACCCGTTTCGGTTATGACGGCGTGTCGAAGGTTGATAGCGTCGGCGTCGACAACCGCGTCGAAGGTCAGTTCGATACCGGTGCTGTCAACCATTCGCTGCTCTTTGGCCTGGATTACAGATATTACCGCCTGGATCAGGTGCAGGCTTGCTGCGGATCGAACGCCATCGGCGCTCTCAGGCCCTCTTACGGCTCGACGCAGGGAACGAATTTCGTCTATGCCGACAACATCGTGACCCAGCAGCAGGTCGGCATCTATGCGCAGGATCAGCTGCGTTTTGGCAACGGCTGGCTGCTGACCTTGAACGGCCGCTACGACTATGTGGACACGGAGCTCGACAACAGACTGCCGGCAGGCCTCTCGCGTCGCTCCAATGACGACGCGCTGAGTGGCCGCGCCGGTCTGGCTTACGAATTCGACAATGGCCTGACGCCCTATGTTTCGCTCGCCACCTTCTTCAATCCGCTGATCGATACACTCGCAGATGGCAGCTCTGCGGTTCCGGAGGAGGGACATCAGTTCGAGGCGGGCATCAAATACGAGCCGACCTTCTTCGACGGCAGCATCACGGCCTCCGTGTTCAAGCTGGTCAAAGACAACGCCATCGTCTCCTACACGTCCGGCGGCATCACGACGAGCGGCCAGTTCGGACAGGTGGAATCGAACGGCTTCGAGCTGGAAGCGAAAGCCAATCTCACCGAGAACTGGAAGGCGCTCGCCTCCTATTCCTACACCGATCTCGACATCACCCGCGACGCCAATCCTGATCTCATCGGCAAATCGCCGTGGATCGTGCCGTCCCACGCCGCATCGCTCTGGCTCGATTACGCCTTTACCGATGATACGTTCGAAGGCCTCAGCATCGGCGGAGGTCTGCGTTACCAGGGTAAATCCTGGGCAGATGCAGCCAATACGCTGCGTGTGCCGGATGCCGCCGTCTTCGATGCGGCAATCCGCTACGAAAAGAACGACTGGACCGCATCCGTCAACGTCGCCAATGTCTTCGACAAGGAATACGTGAAAAGCTGCGCCGGCGTTTCGGTCTGCGGTTGGGGCGATAGCCGCACCATCACCTTCAAGCTCTCCAAGAAGTGGTGA